CCCCATAAAGTATGATGAGACATGATTTTGAATCATAAAAGTCCGAACTACATTTAGGAGATGTCGTGTTTTCTTTCTGCAACCTTATTCTGTTGAGATGAGCACATATAAATTGAGAACATGCTCTTTGTAGAAGTATAATGATTGGAGAGATTTAAACTCCAAAGCATTGTCAATGCAAAcacatttaattataaaacaaagttgagtttttatttcaagaatAAATGTTTTGAGAATGCAAATGACTTCTTACTTTtcttttaacaagaaaaccaaAGGCACTCTGAAATAATTATGAGCAAGAACAAGGTAATATCTAAATTCTAAAGTGAgaccattgtcacagaaaaacacattttatttggaaaaaacgcaaaaagaaaacattaaaaacaagtcaatcaaaagaaggggaaaatatgttttttttaaaaaaaaaaaacacaccaaaatgaaaagaaaaaccgtaaaaacatttattattcattttttcgttttattcgccttttttctttttttttccttttagcttttttttccctttttacatttttaaatttccaaatttttattttcacattttatttttagttgtttaaCTTTTTCAAAGCTTGCTGAGATTTTACCAAGGTTTTCAATTTTGTCATATTAGACTTGATAAAACTTTGCCATTTTAAACCCAAAAACGAAAGTTGTGGCATTGACTAAGACTTACTAGGTCCCTACACATcgacatgaatgagatcaaatggATTTTGACTAGATGGACTTTGACTAGAAGGAAACAAACTAGGGGAATGCTTCCCAAGCTAACAAGCTTCACGTTGAAAGTATGTTATAGAATGAATTTGATCACATGAAGAAACTTAGAAAGAGAGGGATGACCTAGCCAGAGGTTTCACCATAAAGGACTGGTACTCAATTCTACTGATGATGCAACAACTTCATTTGGTCGTGATAGGTAGTAGACCCCTCCTTCCTCATAGCCTCtaccaatcctcttccctgttgATAACTCTTGAAACAGCAAGAACTAGGTCAAATGTACCTTGGCAATAATCCTTAGTAAGCTGGCTCACGGATGAGAGATTGTTAGGAAACTTCGGGGTATGAAAAACCTGTTGACTATCCATTGAAGGGGACAACTGAACGTCCCCTTGCCCCTAGATAGGAAAAAATCTATCATCTTCCAGCTTGACATGACATGACATGACATGACATGACATGGAGGTAAGTGTAAAGTCGAAAAACTATGAGGCTATTATCTATAAAAATGTTGAGAGGCTCTAGAGTCAATAATCCATGCATCACCTTTCTCATTCATTGTACTACTTACAAAGAAAGTTGTAtcctatgtcacacagactcttcaaaaaggGCGTGGCAACCGTGTTGCACCTACACTGGTGTGACAATCGCGTCATGCCGACGTGAGTGCGGGTGCAGCTTTGACTTGCACCCCAACTGCACCCTATGTttttccctttaatttttttttcttctttttcctctctctctccctctctttctttagtTACAATGAtaaaagtaatatatatatatatatatatattgataataataataaaatttttatatgtatataccctTGCTACTTGTACTCGGTACAATTGACACTAAAAGTGGAAGTGTCTACAGTAGCAAGAGTAATGTGCTCTACAGCAGGAGAAGCAATCTGAGCCATCACCTTGGTAGGAGGAGTAGAGGAAGGGGCATGACCATGCTTATCCCAATACATGTCCTCAAGCTGGCCTTGCCTGCCATATTATGTGCACTGAAGTTTGCCATGACCGCCACCACCGCTACCGCTACCCCTGCCACGAGTAAACATGGGTGAGCCACGTCCCGGTTCACCTGTGTCCACCAATGCTGAGACAGGAGAATCACTAGATGCTTGGGGGTTGACGAAAAGTGTCAGTCAGACGACTCAACTGATTATATACATCGACAACAATAAGAATTTCTGTGCTTGTGAACTCTGAACCTTGGCAGCTGCATACGCATAGGATAATCCAGGTAGGAATCTAGGCACCATAGTCTGCTTCTGGTGAGTTTTGATGCAAGCCTTGCACGGGGGATGGACTGAAGTCAGTCTTTCCTAGGCAAACTTAATAGAAGCAAATACAGAGCTAGACTCTGTTCTCCATGCTGAAGCTGAAAGATCTCTTGTTCAACCTGCAAAATCCAGATCACATTTTTATCATGTGAACATGTTTCCCTCAAAAACTCCCACATTTGCTTAGCAGTAGTATAGTAGATAGGACCATGAACCATATGCGTCTCAatactattcataatccaagtcATAACTATACAATTCCTCTTTCTTTGTAGCATATTTTCTCACCTTCTCCTTAGGCTCCTCTTCAAAAATAATGTGATCTTTCTTATGTCCAACAACTGACATCATAAGCATGCACTACCATCTTTCAGAGTTGGTGTCATCTAATTTAACAACCGACCCATGAGAAAAAGGATTTGCAAATGCTTTACATTCTGCCGCAAGATCAGATTTGGAGTTGCTTTCATGATTCTTATCTTCAAGCATACACTTAGAACACATAGTGATTGCAGGTCAGTGAGAAAGATCAAATACCAAACAGTATATTGATATATATAACACCAGCTGAAATCACCCACAATagccatgaaaaaaaaaagggctgATCAATCAAGAGACAGTGTGTGTGTAGATATATAACAACTACAACCAGAGAAATCTATATTCAGGACCTGATCTGAACAAGAACCCAACCACATTCTGGTCTAAACTTTCAATGCCAACTCACAAATTTATGCAACTTCATGTAAATCCAGATTCTGGTGTAGTTTTTAATGTCGAACTCTTCTAGGGTTAGAGGGCTTTGACACCATGTTACAAGAGTTTTGGAGGAGAAAACAGAAACGTAATTTTTATTAGCCCTAATCCACGTTAATATGGACTGAAGGCGACTAGAACAATTACAAAAGAGGTCCtgaacaaaacaagaaaataagaaagtcTCGTACGACTTTGATAAATTACAAAAGGCCCCTCCATGTTATAATAATGACTCTCAATACTCAATTAGCAACAAAAACTTGCTAACTATTGTTTTAGAACTTATTGGTTGCTAGAGATAAAGAAGGCTGGCTCTCAACAATAGTAATGAATATCtcattataaacaaaaaaaaaggatcaaccTTAATTAATAGAAGATAATTAAGATTTTTTAGGTAAGTATGCAAGTGATAAATACTTATTACGTAATGGACATTAGATTAATCTTTCACTATATCTCATTAaggtggagagagaaagagatacttattttttaacattatctttatataaatatgtagataaatataattaatcgtagaaaggaaaaaaaaaactatttacaTGTCTGCCATGTAATGAAACATAAGGGCGAttttgaatttgtatgaaaaaataGCAAAATGATCTTGCAGATTTGTGGCGTGAACATGTCATTTACTAATTTGTTATAGAAGACAAAAGATTTGGCCTTTGCTGCCCTTATTACTGCCTTTATAATATTTGGAACATATATACTGTTACTTTGCAGTTTGCATATATTCTGTTACTGTCGTtgtcatatatttttttgttatgttattattatatatttgtttgctGTTATATTTACTGTTGGAATATGTTGTATACATATATTCTGTTTTTATTGTATAGGTACCAGTGTACGTATTATCTATATGCATTTGATGCTTGAATATTTGAATATAGTTATTGTGCATTGGTACAACTCTTGTTTTTTTCATGCTACTTGTTCttacttgtttttcttgtcTAGTTCTTTTTGATGGCCCATTGCTTGCACTTTTGGCTGCATAAACACACAAACGCATTTTCACCTGGATATGTAGCAGTTGTGTATATTGCTTTGGTGTAACTTCAAGCATCTAGATTCATATAGTATAATGACCAGTATGCTCACTTGATATCTTACTCTATTTGCAGATCAAAATTCTCATATGCAGAAGAGCCTATATGTGCCACGTGTGGAGAACAAAAAAAGCTTTATGCGGATGCTGAAAATTACAAATAGAGAAGATCTAATTGCGAATTCCATGAATATTTTGGAACCGTCAGCAATTGATAGTTCTGGCATTGAGCGACAGGATGGTAATTATGCCATTGTGTTAAAAAGTTCCAGAGAcgaacatatatacatatttatgaaattttgttcAAACAAAATGATTTGATTACTGCCCGTAACTGTTTGGAGCATtgctcaatttttatcatattttagaTAACAGAAATGCTTTATTAGCTCATTTAAGGCTGAGTTATTCTTGCTTCAATTCTTTCCATATAGTTGTGGATCCTTCTTCAGGAACTTCTTTCACAAGTGATAAAATGTGCAGGACTTAGTGTTGATAAACCCTTTTCAAGGTCTATATGCACATCAGAAAAATTAACAAATGTGTCTGCAATGTGTCAAACCATAAAATAACGTTGGAGAAAAATGAGGAATTAAAGACCTAAATCCACATTGGTCTGTctttctgagagagagagagagaaagagtcggGGAGAGAGAAGGGTGCCAtgtttttttggtgattttccACCTTGTTGACTGAACAGCTATTTTTTGTGGAACTCTGTGACTTGATTATGGATGAATTGCTTGTGATGTACTTTTGGTTGTTGGAACAAGCTTGAGAAATTTTAGTCTTGGCTCTCATTTAAGCAGCATATTTCTGGGTTGGCTtgatgtttctctttttctgaaaATCGTTGACATATAATGAGGATGTTTaagcctttgctgtttgctatTTTACAGTTATGCAGGCCAAACACCCAGTTGACCTTTTCATATTACCTGGTGAGCGGTTCTTGTGAATCTACATGGAGCAGAATCTCTAACTCGGATTCAAGATTCTGATATTATATGCTAAATGTTGTTTGCAGGATATGCTTTTGATAGATCTGGAAGACGGCTGGGACGTGGAGGAGGGTAATGCTCATATGAAGACTTTAACGACTAAAACTTCTGCTTGAACTGTTTATTTCAATCAAGAGCTGATGAATCTTACCTTTGCCTTGTGGTCTTTCCAGAGGATTTTGCATGATATTTGTGATGTTATACTACATCAAGTAATGTTCGTAATCTTTCACTGCAGCTACtatgattgttttcttgcaaattACATGGAGCTTGCTTCAAGGAAAGGCTGGCGGCAGCCTCTTCTTGGTACTTGACTACTCTAATGTATGCTGTAATAAGTTTTTCTAGCATTATTGCACaattaacattttcttttttttgcagttGCACTTGCATACTCCATCCAGATAGTTGATGATCCTATTCCTGTAACTCCAACTGATATTCATGTGGATGCAATTGCATCTCCAGCCGGTGTCCTGCAGATCAGCTCTGCTGCTATGGAGAGAATGTGAGAGGTAGTGGTGGTGCTTGTTCGTGTTGGATGGCTGTACTTGCCAAACAAAGGAATGACCTCTCTTGGCAATGAAAGCTCACCAGCGTTACTCGCAGAGTTGAATTTTATTCTCAAATAAACTCGGGTTGTTTGTACAAATGACCCAGGTATGAAAAAGTGTTGGTTGCCCTCGTTTGGCCTTTGTAGCCTTGTTAACGTGTATCTTTTCAGTCATTGGTTCATATTAATTGGTGTTTGTATATAAAACATTTGTGAATTTGGCTAATCACTATCCGTCCGTCGATGGGGCGAGcttgattttgttgattttctatTCTGGCTTACGGATGAACTCAAACGGCTTGAATTTTGCAGAAGGGCAAGGGAACTtcagttttttcaaaaaggcGATTGCAGGTTACCTGGCTAATACCAGCACGTTAAATGCGTTGTTAGCAAGAGAGGCCAGAATGGCATTGTGGGAAGCTTGCAGGGGTTGGATTGACAATGGGAATCAAAATTTGCGAAGGACAAACCTGTGGACTAGTTTTGCAAGCGTTTGTAATTGAGGTCTGCCTAGCCCCATCTTGCCAAtcgacagagaaagagagagagagagagttgtggaaagaaaaaataatgaagggTTTGCCTACAAAAAAACTATTCTTAATACATTTTGGTAGACATTAGAATAACGTTTCTCCTGGTTTTGTTTAGGAACTAATTCCAAACTTTTAGATAATCTTAAATGGAAGTGCATATGTTAATCCATATTCAAACTAAGTTCTGCAAGGACATCCATTTGAACTCACACCCACCTTGAGATGCTCATATGGATCTCGTATTACTGAAACGCAAACTTATACtccaaggaaaacaaagagcagCAAACAAAGTGAAAGCTTTTGCAGTTATGGGCCGTATCAATCTGATTTTCCATCAAATCAAATGCAATTCTTTTGTGCCCCAATTCCTCCGGTCTCGACATACAAGATGTGTAAATGACCTGACTAGGGCTGTAGTTACAAATGCAATTCTCTTAAGCCCCAATTCCTCCGGCCTCGACATATAAATAACCTAACTAGGGCTGGAGTTGGTGAAAGCGGCTAGATTGTAGTGTTTCTTTCAAGTCGTTTTGGAGGGACGTGGGCACCTAGCAAATTTACAAGGTTTTTCCAGACAACAGGGAAGGATTAGCAAAGCAGTTTCCGTAACCTCACATCGGGATTTTCTTACACTGATCGAATTGATTATTTTTCAAAGGGCACCAGTCAAACATAGTTTTGCTGTAATAGATCCAGATGCAAATTCTTACCCAAAAAGTAAGAGCTGCTTGTTTGTGAATCGTAGAAAGCCAGCCTTCTCAGTCATAACCAATGCAAAGCCAATCCCCACTAGTGGCCCATCATGTATAGTGGTTGAGAAGGTGCTATTCTAAACCTGACCATATCCCTACAATCTTAAACATAGCCCCACCATCAccaatctttttcttcaaaaaaaacatgcatgaagACAAGGTAGAAATACTCAATAATCCCATTATATTCAAAGTTTGAACTATGTACAAGGGCATCTGGTCTTTTCTTCCAGTAGGATCTCAAAGAGATCTTCCAATAGAAAATCATTGTATGCAAAGGAAATTGTTGCATGCATGAAGACCCTCATCTGGCAACCAGCAGCTTCTCCAACACCCATTCATATCGTTCTCCCATTTGTTAGtatgtctatattaaatgatacTCAAGGTGAAAGTATGGGTAATAGTTACAGCAACCTGCACaatttagaagaaaagaaaaaaagggattCATCCTGGATGTGATTCACCAATATCCACAGATATGTTCCAGTTTCCCATCACCTTCATAGTGCATTGTAGACGTCAATGACCATTTCATGGGCTTTCATTGAAAATCATTTCCTAAataaatgagaagaaaaataaggattATTACAACACTGCAAGAGCTAACCAAatcaacaatattttcaagttattgggACATAGTGCAAATGCCGTATTCTGAACATTCAagtgtcagagagagagagacagagtaCATCTTCCAGCGCATGTCATTGTTTACATAAGCATGTTAACTGAACTGATCAAACGTATCAACAGGCTACCACTGAAACTAGGCATGCTAACTTACTCAAACCTACGGCCTAGTTCCATATACAACAAGCTAACATCAACATGAGTATTAATACAACCTAGAGTCAGCAAGAGGCAGGCTTTTGGGAAGCTATaaacaatttcaatttttcataaaattctatcatttttttaaataagaaaccATTGTTTTCCATAACGGACTTTAGAATGGCAGAAAAGTTATACCTTTATTGAAACTCTATTTAAGGACAGAAGATTGTCATTTAATTGAAAAAACTTAACTTTAGATATG
Above is a window of Nymphaea colorata isolate Beijing-Zhang1983 chromosome 8, ASM883128v2, whole genome shotgun sequence DNA encoding:
- the LOC116258458 gene encoding 5-formyltetrahydrofolate cyclo-ligase, mitochondrial-like isoform X2, which translates into the protein MKKAMISIKTQPAESGYQQEKVNINADDLFQQKSAIRSKLRRQLRAMNPSLRHEEDCAIQKIVLDSPWFKSSTSLCAYISCASLFEVDTSQIISEVLSSYADQNSHMQKSLYVPRVENKKSFMRMLKITNREDLIANSMNILEPSAIDSSGIERQDVMQAKHPVDLFILPGYAFDRSGRRLGRGGGYYDCFLANYMELASRKGWRQPLLVALAYSIQIVDDPIPVTPTDIHVDAIASPAGVLQISSAAMERM
- the LOC116258458 gene encoding 5-formyltetrahydrofolate cyclo-ligase, mitochondrial-like isoform X1 — translated: MSMAGLSLLAASRLSFPTCYRGCTLSLKMKKAMISIKTQPAESGYQQEKVNINADDLFQQKSAIRSKLRRQLRAMNPSLRHEEDCAIQKIVLDSPWFKSSTSLCAYISCASLFEVDTSQIISEVLSSYADQNSHMQKSLYVPRVENKKSFMRMLKITNREDLIANSMNILEPSAIDSSGIERQDVMQAKHPVDLFILPGYAFDRSGRRLGRGGGYYDCFLANYMELASRKGWRQPLLVALAYSIQIVDDPIPVTPTDIHVDAIASPAGVLQISSAAMERM